Proteins encoded in a region of the Coleofasciculaceae cyanobacterium genome:
- a CDS encoding GatB/YqeY domain-containing protein → MSLKDQIGEDIKTAMKAKDKIRLQTVRSIKKAILDKEVELRPKGQDSLTSEQEIELLSQQAKQRRDSIEQFHNAGRDDLAEKESQELAIIETYLPEQISDRELETIIDDLIAASGSATIKDLGKVMGPAMKQLKGKADGKKIQALVKSKLS, encoded by the coding sequence ATGAGTCTTAAAGATCAAATTGGAGAAGACATTAAAACGGCAATGAAGGCGAAAGACAAAATTCGCCTCCAAACGGTACGCAGCATTAAAAAAGCCATCTTAGATAAAGAAGTAGAACTACGTCCGAAGGGTCAAGATAGCCTTACCTCAGAACAAGAAATAGAATTACTTTCCCAACAGGCAAAACAACGCCGTGATTCTATCGAGCAGTTTCATAATGCAGGCAGAGACGATCTGGCAGAAAAGGAAAGTCAAGAGCTAGCCATAATTGAAACCTATCTACCCGAACAAATAAGCGATCGCGAATTAGAAACTATTATTGACGATCTGATCGCCGCTTCTGGTTCAGCTACAATCAAAGATTTGGGCAAGGTAATGGGCCCTGCCATGAAGCAGCTAAAAGGCAAAGCTGATGGCAAAAAAATTCAGGCACTAGTCAAAAGTAAACTGTCTTAG
- a CDS encoding class I SAM-dependent methyltransferase, translating into MTSTTDKLKPDWAGEDLLSRLVNLLIKTKPIYGVMQHQARQVLIKTAEKNGIPWRDNYQKLEQSSAKDLLAVLTNQEIVYPDYYQVPFHAYDKGNLCWQAAFEAASATYSMALRVWKDEEITWQDAQQRLRYSFYQILEQYTPAKVTNILDIGCSVGISTLTLHQYFSQKQDSAINTIGLDLSPYMLAVAKTTDTQQEIDQWIHGLGESTGLADNSLDLVTLQFVIHELPRQATKEIFQEVLRILKPGGIIAIVDNNPASPVIQSLPPVLFTLMKSTEPWSDDYYTFDVEAAIEEVGFEYQTTVASDPRHRTMIGIKPS; encoded by the coding sequence GTGACATCCACCACAGACAAATTAAAACCAGATTGGGCAGGAGAAGATTTACTTTCTCGCTTAGTCAACCTTTTAATTAAAACCAAGCCAATTTATGGCGTGATGCAACACCAAGCGCGACAGGTGTTGATCAAAACCGCCGAAAAAAATGGTATCCCCTGGCGCGACAATTACCAAAAGTTAGAGCAATCTTCCGCTAAAGATTTGTTAGCTGTTTTGACTAACCAGGAAATAGTTTATCCCGATTATTATCAAGTACCCTTTCATGCTTATGACAAAGGTAATCTTTGTTGGCAAGCAGCTTTTGAAGCAGCTTCGGCAACATACTCTATGGCATTACGGGTGTGGAAAGATGAGGAGATTACCTGGCAAGATGCACAGCAACGACTGCGCTATAGCTTTTATCAAATATTAGAGCAATATACTCCTGCAAAGGTTACTAATATTTTAGATATAGGTTGTTCTGTCGGTATTTCTACACTAACACTGCATCAATACTTTTCTCAAAAGCAAGACAGCGCGATTAACACCATTGGTTTAGATTTGTCTCCCTATATGTTAGCAGTAGCGAAAACAACCGATACTCAACAAGAAATCGACCAATGGATTCATGGTTTGGGCGAATCAACAGGGTTAGCGGATAATTCCCTAGATTTAGTAACTCTGCAATTTGTCATTCATGAATTACCTCGCCAGGCAACAAAAGAGATTTTTCAAGAAGTGTTACGCATCCTTAAGCCAGGCGGAATTATCGCCATAGTAGATAATAATCCTGCTTCGCCAGTAATTCAAAGTTTACCTCCTGTACTGTTTACCCTAATGAAAAGTACTGAACCTTGGAGTGACGATTACTATACTTTTGATGTGGAAGCTGCTATCGAGGAAGTAGGTTTTGAGTATCAAACTACCGTAGCCAGCGATCCGCGCCATCGAACTATGATTGGTATCAAACCTAGTTAA
- a CDS encoding tubulin-like doman-containing protein, producing the protein MNIKSEAQSQKIRRTICIGLGGTGKDVLMRIRRLIVDKYGSLDALPVVSFVHIDTDKASSNVTGLRTGNFYHGVDLRFSNAEKVAATMSRNEVGNFQGEMKRKSSNYEGSPGVYKNIECWFPPQLLGDLKAIDEGAQGIRPVGRLAFFHNHRKIKTAIETAEKKTIGHESRLIQQGLLVDNKLSIFVVGSLCGGTGSGIFLDTAYYLQRMYGDREAQISGYLVISPELYGNTPSMNANAYAALKELNYYATAGTNFKAYYDLHNLQYVEESRPPFDYVYLISNRTNSDYRILEKSKLCNIIAHKINLVFAGELSSAVTADRDNYLEHFIELDKHPRPNVQRYLTFGLAKIYFPRDIAVQVSLNRIKIKLVKYWLQGEGQSPDAKILLERFLNQWYTEGDRSEGLINKLRQAATDSNKTFSNALSSWRNGLENSIAECETKDDRENLITQLSREIREQFRKVQPGESDSNRGVWLTNIKQAREVITQELTKDITRFLSELLHPNQSYFSLGNTRSWLEALTTELNQSYRNLEERVNSNSKIHSLEEIERKWLDAAKTIEDIESKGGLLPFNKKKKNSQIQEEAKRIVAEVNKLIKHNFDFVLTRETLEIVKTLQHYVNDLTTKTSNFYNLLNNIQLAYKKTETELKQLNVDEMSGEAIFADADTDDCYQSLLPDRDRATQLALVTTKITEKIGLEESLATCLDAGLIDETQLIEEINLIVDGLFGSRSLDSVQSAVKRFLENYSLSDRATRLEQIWREAEPLLPLNINDPYFDPIPESKIQISIGFKDTDNREVAQFKHILSNDIGISKDKKEFKPIQAEDEIIFVRHYGAFPLRLIQGLEQMRRHYLNQRSYGKSFLHNDYRIMFTDIVPPDAREMKQLQDIFYPSLAFGLLPYNQQTGLHELQYYDRLRDTRQINTLSRVWDEALEQLANVKDMAVALNQELDKAIDDITNNPNKWESHYLPKLREFVALVDELPQDDPNYLYKEIVVGTRETLDTKAQEGIINRFWRRMEEKFNQQLQAKIPPSFFDQNQQKLSGTTSTINNSQTPTKVTEDLVIAESLPNHNAVLDAEIDDSNLLNDNTQIVTKLAQLRQLKDAGVITEEAFKLKEKEILDSYF; encoded by the coding sequence ATGAATATTAAATCAGAAGCTCAAAGCCAAAAAATTAGACGTACTATCTGTATTGGATTGGGTGGAACAGGAAAAGATGTCTTAATGCGTATTCGTCGCTTAATTGTTGATAAATATGGTAGTTTAGATGCGCTACCTGTAGTTAGTTTTGTTCATATAGATACGGATAAAGCTAGTAGTAATGTTACAGGATTGCGGACAGGAAATTTTTATCACGGGGTTGATTTACGTTTTAGTAATGCAGAGAAGGTTGCAGCAACAATGAGCAGAAATGAAGTTGGCAACTTTCAGGGAGAAATGAAACGTAAATCGAGTAATTACGAAGGTTCACCAGGGGTTTATAAAAACATCGAATGTTGGTTTCCACCACAGCTATTAGGGGATTTAAAAGCAATTGATGAAGGGGCACAAGGAATTAGACCTGTAGGAAGATTAGCCTTTTTTCATAATCATCGTAAGATTAAAACCGCTATAGAAACAGCAGAGAAAAAAACCATAGGACATGAAAGTAGATTAATTCAACAGGGATTGCTTGTTGATAACAAACTCAGCATTTTTGTAGTTGGTTCTTTGTGTGGCGGTACGGGTAGCGGAATATTTTTAGATACCGCTTATTATTTGCAGAGAATGTATGGCGATCGCGAGGCACAAATCAGTGGTTATTTAGTAATTAGTCCCGAACTTTATGGTAATACTCCGAGTATGAATGCTAATGCCTATGCTGCACTCAAAGAGTTAAATTATTATGCCACTGCGGGAACTAATTTTAAAGCTTATTACGATTTACACAATCTTCAGTATGTAGAAGAATCTCGTCCACCTTTTGATTATGTTTATTTAATATCTAATCGTACTAATAGTGATTATCGCATCTTAGAAAAAAGTAAACTGTGTAATATTATTGCTCATAAAATAAATCTTGTTTTCGCAGGAGAATTATCTTCAGCAGTTACCGCAGATCGGGATAACTATTTAGAGCATTTCATTGAATTAGATAAACACCCTCGTCCTAACGTACAACGTTATTTAACCTTTGGATTAGCCAAAATATATTTTCCTCGTGATATTGCCGTACAGGTATCTTTAAATCGAATCAAAATTAAATTAGTCAAATATTGGTTGCAGGGAGAAGGACAAAGCCCAGATGCCAAAATACTCCTAGAAAGGTTTTTAAATCAATGGTATACAGAGGGCGATCGCTCTGAGGGATTAATTAACAAACTGCGTCAAGCAGCTACTGATAGTAATAAGACTTTTAGTAATGCTTTAAGTAGCTGGCGTAATGGTTTAGAAAATAGTATTGCTGAATGCGAAACTAAAGACGATCGCGAGAATTTAATTACTCAATTATCTAGAGAGATTCGCGAACAATTTCGTAAAGTTCAGCCAGGAGAAAGCGATAGTAACCGTGGGGTTTGGCTGACTAATATAAAACAAGCCCGTGAGGTTATTACTCAAGAATTAACTAAAGATATTACTCGGTTTTTAAGCGAACTACTTCATCCTAATCAGTCTTATTTTTCATTGGGTAATACTCGCTCTTGGCTAGAAGCTTTGACTACCGAATTAAATCAATCCTATCGCAATCTTGAAGAAAGAGTAAACAGCAACAGTAAAATTCACAGTCTCGAAGAGATTGAAAGAAAATGGCTAGATGCTGCCAAAACTATTGAAGATATTGAAAGTAAAGGAGGCTTGTTACCATTTAATAAAAAGAAAAAAAATAGTCAAATTCAAGAAGAAGCTAAACGCATCGTCGCAGAGGTTAATAAATTAATCAAGCATAATTTTGATTTTGTTTTAACCCGTGAAACTTTAGAAATTGTTAAAACTCTTCAGCACTACGTTAACGACTTAACTACTAAAACTAGTAATTTTTATAACCTGCTGAACAATATTCAACTGGCTTACAAAAAAACCGAAACCGAACTCAAACAACTAAACGTCGATGAAATGAGTGGGGAGGCAATCTTTGCTGATGCTGATACTGATGATTGCTATCAAAGTCTTTTACCCGATCGCGATCGCGCTACACAGCTAGCATTAGTAACAACTAAAATTACTGAAAAGATAGGCTTGGAAGAATCTTTAGCTACTTGTCTGGATGCGGGTTTGATTGACGAAACCCAATTAATCGAAGAAATTAATTTAATTGTCGATGGCTTATTTGGTTCACGCAGTTTAGATAGTGTACAGTCTGCGGTTAAACGCTTTTTAGAAAACTATTCTTTAAGCGATCGTGCAACTCGTCTCGAACAAATATGGAGAGAAGCCGAACCTTTATTACCTCTAAATATTAACGATCCTTACTTCGATCCAATTCCAGAAAGTAAAATTCAGATTAGTATCGGCTTTAAGGACACCGATAACCGTGAGGTTGCTCAATTTAAACATATTCTATCCAACGATATAGGGATATCCAAAGATAAAAAAGAGTTTAAGCCAATACAAGCCGAAGATGAAATCATATTTGTTCGCCACTACGGTGCTTTTCCCTTACGGCTAATTCAAGGCTTAGAACAAATGCGGAGACATTACCTAAACCAGAGAAGTTATGGTAAAAGTTTTCTACACAATGACTATCGCATCATGTTTACGGATATTGTTCCTCCAGATGCGCGGGAAATGAAACAGCTACAGGATATTTTTTATCCCTCTCTAGCATTTGGCTTACTTCCCTATAACCAGCAAACGGGTTTACATGAACTGCAATATTACGATCGCCTGCGAGATACCCGTCAAATTAATACCCTCAGTCGGGTTTGGGATGAGGCTTTAGAACAACTGGCAAATGTTAAAGATATGGCGGTAGCTTTGAATCAAGAATTAGATAAAGCGATCGACGATATTACCAACAACCCAAATAAATGGGAATCACATTATTTACCTAAGCTGCGAGAATTTGTAGCTTTAGTTGATGAGTTACCCCAAGACGATCCTAATTACCTATATAAAGAAATAGTCGTCGGTACGAGAGAAACCTTAGATACCAAAGCACAGGAAGGAATTATTAATCGTTTCTGGCGACGGATGGAAGAAAAGTTTAATCAGCAACTACAAGCAAAAATCCCCCCTTCTTTTTTCGATCAAAACCAACAAAAGTTATCAGGAACAACTTCTACTATAAATAACAGCCAAACACCAACTAAAGTTACCGAAGATTTAGTGATTGCTGAATCCTTACCAAATCATAATGCGGTTTTGGATGCAGAAATTGATGATAGCAATCTATTAAATGATAATACACAAATCGTAACCAAACTAGCACAACTAAGACAATTGAAGGATGCAGGAGTAATTACAGAAGAAGCATTTAAACTCAAGGAAAAAGAAATATTAGACTCATATTTTTAA
- a CDS encoding nuclear transport factor 2 family protein: MTYFKTKHSLTIEGITESALLDYFATINQEEFEITASLFAEAGELLAPFEKPLVGREKIAAYLTKEAKGMKLLPKQGICETEADFEIYKVLGKVKTALFSVNAAWYFTLNLEGQITTAKIKLLASPQELLGLQNLQEIQK, translated from the coding sequence ATGACCTATTTTAAAACAAAGCATTCTTTAACCATCGAAGGGATAACAGAATCAGCTCTGCTTGATTACTTCGCAACTATCAATCAAGAAGAGTTTGAAATAACCGCATCCTTATTTGCCGAAGCAGGGGAATTGCTAGCACCCTTTGAAAAACCATTAGTGGGTAGAGAAAAAATTGCAGCTTATTTAACTAAAGAAGCTAAAGGAATGAAGTTACTACCTAAACAAGGGATCTGTGAGACTGAAGCTGATTTTGAAATATATAAGGTATTAGGAAAGGTTAAAACCGCTCTTTTTAGCGTCAACGCAGCCTGGTACTTTACTCTGAATTTGGAGGGTCAAATCACTACAGCCAAAATCAAGCTATTAGCATCTCCTCAAGAATTACTAGGTTTGCAAAATTTGCAAGAAATACAAAAATAA
- a CDS encoding AI-2E family transporter: MWKHLNNSQLVRYLLLFAIAWVFVQVLAYFETVLIIFIFAAILAFLLNYPVIWVSRFMPRWLAVILVFLLTLLILGILTATVGLTIISQIQQLLEQAPQLLDSAIAFLKNLPFVRSENITIDFNTFEAQLREQALNLLSTGLATIQNLLLSLFDLVLIIVVAFFMLLDGKPLWNFVLRVIPRDLRSEFTVTVSKNFLGFFWGRLLLSIFFGTSAFLVFILLGVPYALTLAAIAGIFDLIPGIGATLGIGLICLIILPQGILLSLKVLVGCILLQQVEENLLMPRIMQGSVNMNPVVMFLALLIGARVAGLVGVFLSIPIAGVLISLLDIDEMRSEDAN, from the coding sequence ATGTGGAAACACTTAAACAATAGTCAGTTAGTTCGCTACCTGCTATTATTTGCAATCGCTTGGGTATTCGTGCAGGTTCTAGCATACTTTGAAACCGTATTAATAATCTTTATTTTCGCAGCAATACTGGCGTTTTTACTCAACTATCCTGTTATTTGGGTATCTCGCTTCATGCCCCGATGGTTGGCGGTTATTCTCGTATTTTTGCTCACGCTGCTAATCTTAGGTATTTTAACAGCAACAGTGGGATTGACTATTATTTCACAGATACAGCAATTGCTCGAACAAGCCCCCCAACTTTTAGATAGTGCAATCGCCTTCCTCAAAAATTTACCTTTTGTGCGGAGTGAGAATATTACTATCGATTTTAATACTTTTGAAGCACAGTTACGCGAACAAGCTCTTAATCTACTCAGTACGGGACTAGCTACGATTCAAAACCTGCTATTAAGTCTATTCGATCTAGTTTTGATAATTGTTGTCGCTTTTTTCATGTTGCTAGATGGGAAGCCTTTATGGAACTTTGTCCTTCGCGTCATTCCTCGAGATCTACGGTCAGAGTTTACAGTTACCGTTTCTAAAAACTTTCTGGGCTTTTTTTGGGGTAGATTGCTACTGTCGATTTTCTTTGGAACGTCGGCTTTTTTAGTGTTTATCCTCTTAGGAGTTCCCTATGCTTTGACATTAGCAGCGATCGCTGGTATCTTCGATCTAATTCCTGGTATTGGTGCGACTTTAGGCATTGGTTTAATTTGTCTAATTATCTTACCTCAAGGAATTTTGCTTAGTCTCAAAGTATTAGTTGGCTGTATTTTGCTTCAACAGGTTGAGGAAAATCTGCTAATGCCTAGAATTATGCAGGGTTCGGTTAACATGAATCCAGTTGTCATGTTCTTAGCGTTGTTAATCGGTGCTAGAGTCGCTGGATTAGTCGGTGTGTTTTTATCAATTCCGATTGCAGGAGTATTGATTAGTCTTTTAGATATCGATGAAATGCGTAGTGAAGACGCAAACTAG
- a CDS encoding iron ABC transporter permease, producing MTINQKYYSNRTRARLLLIAGLLLGSFILWLSFVASIAWGAANIPFIDIYQAFTAFDGSTNHLIIRTVRIPRSLIAMLVGASLAVAGAIMQGLTRNPLASPDILGINAGAALAVVIGTFIFGSSSLTIYAWYAFAGAAISAIAVYFLGSLGRGGLTPFNLTIAGAALTAFISSVMSGILILSQRTLAEIRFWLAGSVAGRDMNLLLQVLPYICIGSILAIALSKQITLLSLGEDTARSLGQSTVLIKILAAVSIILLAGASVAIAGPISFVGLIVPHLVRFLVGVDYRWILPYSAILGAIVMLVADICGRLVIQPSELPVGLVMPLIGAPFFIYLIRWKMKR from the coding sequence ATGACAATCAATCAAAAATATTATTCAAATAGAACTAGAGCGCGGTTGTTACTTATAGCAGGTTTGTTATTAGGAAGTTTTATTCTGTGGCTCAGTTTTGTAGCCAGTATTGCCTGGGGTGCAGCCAATATTCCTTTTATTGATATATATCAAGCATTTACTGCCTTTGATGGTTCGACCAATCATCTGATTATTCGTACAGTACGCATACCGCGATCGCTCATTGCCATGCTAGTTGGTGCGTCGTTAGCCGTTGCAGGAGCGATTATGCAAGGACTTACACGAAATCCTTTAGCATCCCCTGATATTTTGGGAATTAATGCAGGGGCAGCTTTAGCGGTAGTGATAGGGACGTTTATCTTCGGCAGTAGTTCTTTAACTATCTATGCCTGGTATGCTTTTGCAGGAGCGGCTATTAGTGCGATCGCCGTATATTTTCTAGGTTCTCTTGGTCGTGGAGGATTGACTCCTTTTAACCTGACTATAGCTGGTGCAGCACTAACGGCATTTATCTCTTCTGTTATGAGTGGTATTTTAATTCTTAGCCAGCGTACTCTAGCAGAAATTAGGTTTTGGCTAGCTGGTTCGGTAGCAGGTAGGGACATGAATCTGCTGCTGCAAGTATTACCGTATATCTGCATTGGCTCGATCTTAGCGATCGCTCTTAGCAAACAAATTACCCTACTCAGTTTGGGGGAAGACACGGCTAGGAGTTTAGGACAGTCTACCGTATTAATCAAAATACTCGCTGCTGTTAGTATTATTTTACTAGCTGGGGCGAGTGTGGCGATCGCAGGACCAATTAGCTTTGTCGGTTTGATTGTTCCTCATCTAGTTCGTTTCTTAGTCGGCGTTGATTATCGCTGGATTTTGCCATACTCAGCAATTTTAGGCGCGATCGTTATGTTAGTTGCCGATATTTGTGGTCGGTTAGTGATTCAGCCCAGCGAGTTACCTGTAGGTTTGGTAATGCCTTTAATTGGCGCACCCTTCTTTATTTATTTGATTAGGTGGAAGATGAAGCGATGA
- a CDS encoding four helix bundle protein, with amino-acid sequence MKIKTHEDLEVYQIAFQAAMEIFKLSKTFPCEEKYSLTEQIRRSSRSVCANLDGRHKLPRSPRKSRPPEAWRKRRYKAAFIAKLSDSEAVLKDDAKDAPPGANPLGHMPWHTASHKAAEVQVWLKFAVECGYLEIDVGRNVYKDYNRILGSLVNIANNPDKWIL; translated from the coding sequence ATGAAGATTAAAACTCACGAGGATTTGGAAGTGTATCAAATAGCATTCCAGGCTGCTATGGAAATTTTTAAGTTGTCAAAAACGTTTCCTTGTGAAGAGAAATATTCACTTACAGAGCAGATTCGTCGTTCATCTCGTTCGGTGTGCGCTAATCTCGATGGACGACACAAGCTTCCGAGGTCTCCTCGGAAGTCGCGCCCTCCAGAGGCTTGGCGAAAAAGAAGATACAAGGCTGCATTTATAGCTAAACTTAGCGATTCTGAAGCCGTCCTAAAGGACGACGCGAAGGACGCGCCTCCAGGCGCTAATCCTTTAGGGCATATGCCGTGGCATACCGCTTCGCATAAAGCAGCAGAAGTACAGGTCTGGCTTAAATTCGCTGTTGAATGTGGTTACTTAGAGATTGATGTCGGTAGAAATGTCTACAAAGACTATAACCGTATATTAGGAAGCCTAGTCAACATAGCAAACAACCCCGATAAATGGATTTTGTAA
- a CDS encoding iron ABC transporter permease produces the protein MDFVILSSHLVPKSPRPPHKPMTKQWLIIRPQVLPISFRCDRRVPGIFLILTLITIVAMVISIGYGEYPISPLDVVKTLLGLQTSNGDYAFIINTLRLPRTIVAFLVGVGLAIAGTITQGITRNPLAAPEIIGVNAGGALAAVTLLILLPNAPVYLLPFAAFGGALIVSLLIYLLAWQGGSSPVRLILVGIGFSLIADALTEIMITFGDIDSVSQALVWLAGSVYGRSWSQVFSLIPWIVIFSLMALLLTRELNTLNLGDEVARGLGSQVEWQRGLLLLTSVALAGASVATAGAVGFVGLMAPHLGRQLVGASHEGLLPVSAMMGGMLVVIADLLGRVLFAPLELPCGIITAAIGAPYFVYLLIQSRQR, from the coding sequence ATGGATTTTGTAATCTTATCCAGTCACCTAGTCCCCAAGTCTCCCCGTCCCCCTCACAAACCAATGACCAAACAATGGCTAATCATTCGCCCTCAAGTCTTACCAATATCGTTCCGATGCGATCGCCGAGTGCCAGGAATTTTCTTGATTCTTACTCTGATAACTATAGTTGCAATGGTAATTAGCATTGGCTATGGTGAGTATCCAATTTCACCTTTAGATGTAGTTAAGACTTTATTGGGTTTGCAAACATCTAATGGAGATTATGCGTTTATTATTAACACGCTGCGTTTACCGCGAACTATCGTAGCTTTTTTAGTTGGGGTGGGACTAGCGATCGCGGGAACGATTACTCAAGGCATCACTCGTAACCCTCTAGCTGCTCCAGAAATTATTGGAGTGAATGCAGGGGGAGCTTTAGCTGCGGTTACTTTACTGATTTTACTGCCCAATGCTCCGGTATATCTACTTCCCTTTGCTGCTTTTGGTGGTGCGTTGATAGTGTCATTATTAATCTACCTGTTAGCTTGGCAGGGGGGTAGTTCGCCAGTCAGACTTATTTTAGTCGGCATTGGTTTTAGTTTAATTGCTGATGCTTTGACTGAAATTATGATTACCTTTGGCGATATCGATAGTGTTTCTCAGGCTTTAGTTTGGCTAGCAGGTAGTGTTTACGGACGTTCTTGGTCGCAGGTGTTTTCCTTGATTCCCTGGATTGTTATTTTTAGCTTAATGGCATTATTGCTAACTAGAGAATTAAATACTTTAAACCTGGGAGACGAAGTTGCTCGCGGGTTGGGTAGTCAGGTTGAGTGGCAGCGAGGTTTATTACTTTTAACCAGTGTAGCTTTAGCAGGGGCTTCGGTAGCGACAGCAGGTGCAGTTGGTTTTGTCGGCTTGATGGCACCTCACTTGGGAAGACAGTTAGTTGGAGCTTCCCATGAAGGACTATTGCCCGTCTCGGCGATGATGGGTGGAATGTTAGTGGTAATTGCCGATTTGTTAGGAAGAGTATTGTTTGCACCTCTAGAACTTCCCTGTGGCATTATCACCGCAGCCATAGGTGCGCCATATTTCGTGTATTTGTTAATTCAAAGTCGCCAAAGATGA
- a CDS encoding ABC transporter ATP-binding protein, whose product MNQNSHPVYRLETKQLSLAYDGAPIIRNLNLAIPAQKITVLVGANGCGKSTLLRGLARLLKPKSGMAYLDGKAISQLKAKTVAQKLGMLPQSPVAPEGLTVRDLVAMGRYPYQSWLQQWSTEDESQVAKALEITTMTELADRSLDSLSGGQRQRAWIAMVLAQDTDILLLDEPTTFLDLSHQVELLDLLAELQENQGKTIVMILHDLNLSCRYADYLVAVQQGKVYATGTPEQVMTESMVRDVFNLECRIVPDPLADTPMCIPMGRKVKVREPELNQQRKLN is encoded by the coding sequence ATGAACCAAAATTCACATCCAGTCTATCGCTTAGAAACCAAACAGCTTAGCCTCGCTTATGATGGTGCGCCGATAATTCGTAATTTGAATTTAGCAATTCCCGCCCAAAAAATTACCGTGCTGGTAGGTGCTAACGGTTGTGGCAAGTCTACCCTATTGCGAGGACTAGCCAGACTATTAAAACCTAAGTCAGGCATGGCTTATCTCGATGGAAAAGCAATTTCTCAACTCAAGGCAAAAACTGTAGCCCAAAAGCTGGGAATGCTGCCCCAAAGTCCTGTTGCGCCAGAAGGATTAACGGTGCGAGATTTGGTAGCTATGGGTCGTTATCCCTATCAAAGCTGGTTACAGCAGTGGTCAACTGAAGATGAATCACAGGTAGCCAAAGCCTTGGAAATCACCACTATGACCGAATTAGCAGATCGCTCTTTAGATAGTCTTTCTGGGGGACAAAGACAACGAGCCTGGATTGCGATGGTATTAGCTCAAGATACGGATATTTTATTGTTAGACGAACCGACAACTTTTTTGGATTTATCTCATCAGGTGGAATTATTAGATTTATTGGCTGAACTTCAAGAAAACCAAGGAAAAACGATCGTCATGATTCTGCATGACCTCAACCTTTCTTGTCGCTATGCTGATTATTTGGTAGCAGTACAGCAGGGTAAGGTATACGCTACAGGGACTCCAGAACAGGTAATGACTGAATCAATGGTGCGAGATGTATTTAATTTAGAATGCCGTATCGTCCCCGATCCTTTGGCAGATACTCCTATGTGCATTCCAATGGGGCGTAAGGTTAAAGTGAGAGAACCTGAATTGAATCAGCAGCGAAAATTGAATTAA
- a CDS encoding polysaccharide deacetylase family protein: MMKNWKNLSQELVNGVAQLFPDAIFYQKTTQKVVALTIDDAPCPQDLGDCGTRIILEAIAKHNQKYSYLEPARVTFFIISSHLSPNSQIIAEIMAHGHEIANHGVIDETHALLTPQQFEQQLKEAHEKLLELTGNDGIRWYRPGRGFYNQTMLKAIANLTAADNYDLQLVLASMIPFDTFDLTNHPWLTAMYAKQMIFPGAILVFHANSIKVANNTAIAVTTILEDLRQRGYRIITVSQLLDHSF; the protein is encoded by the coding sequence ATGATGAAAAATTGGAAAAATTTATCTCAAGAACTAGTAAATGGGGTGGCGCAGCTGTTTCCTGATGCTATTTTTTATCAAAAAACTACTCAAAAGGTAGTGGCGTTAACTATCGATGATGCACCCTGTCCGCAAGATCTAGGCGATTGTGGCACGCGCATAATTCTGGAGGCGATCGCTAAACATAACCAAAAATATAGTTATCTAGAGCCAGCTAGAGTCACTTTTTTTATTATCAGTAGCCATCTCAGTCCAAATTCGCAGATTATCGCTGAAATTATGGCTCATGGTCATGAAATAGCTAATCATGGCGTAATTGATGAAACTCATGCTTTATTAACTCCCCAACAGTTTGAACAACAGTTAAAAGAAGCCCATGAAAAACTATTAGAACTTACGGGTAATGATGGAATTCGTTGGTATCGTCCAGGGAGAGGTTTCTATAACCAAACTATGTTAAAAGCGATCGCCAATTTAACCGCAGCCGACAATTACGATCTTCAACTAGTACTCGCTTCAATGATTCCCTTCGATACTTTCGATCTAACTAATCATCCTTGGTTGACAGCAATGTATGCCAAACAAATGATTTTTCCTGGAGCAATTTTAGTCTTTCATGCCAATTCAATTAAGGTAGCGAACAATACGGCGATCGCAGTAACAACTATTCTCGAAGATTTAAGGCAAAGAGGCTATCGTATCATCACAGTTAGCCAACTCTTAGATCATAGCTTTTAG